In the Corynebacterium suedekumii genome, one interval contains:
- the dnaE gene encoding DNA polymerase III subunit alpha: protein MAKNSSFVHLHNHTEFSMLDGMAKVDLLSEEVARQGMPAVGMTDHGNMYGSDAFYKRMTAAGVKPIIGIEAYLAPESRFNKTRVRWGEPHQKSDDVSASGAYLHQTMLAENATGLKNLFYLSSMASYEGQLGKWPRMDAELIAERADGIIATTGCPSGDVQTRLRLGQFDKALEAAAMWQDIYGKENYFLELMDHGLHIEQRVRSELLEIGRKLELPPLVTNDCHYVLESQAQAHEAMLCVQTGKTLNDPDRFKFDGTGYYIKPASEMRKLFDDIVPDGCDNTLLIAERVQDYGEIWESHPHDRMPIADVPEGYTPTTWLHHEVMAGLRERFDGAEVPAEYIERAEFEINVIDMKGYPSYFLIVAEIIKHARSIGIRVGPGRGSAAGALVAYALTITNIDPMEHGLLFERFLNPERPSAPDIDIDFDDRRRGEMIRYAAERWGEDKIAQVITFGTVKTKQALKDSARVKFGQPGYQMADRITKVLPPAIMAKDIPLSGITDPSHERYNEAGEVRQLIETDPDIRDIYETARGLEGVVRQAGVHACAVIMASVPLLDHIPMWKRANDGALITGWDYPACEAIGLLKMDFLGLRNLTVIGDALENIKKNRGEDLDLENLAVEDRETYELLGRGETLGVFQLDGGGMQELLKRMKPTGFNDIVASLALYRPGPMGVNAHWDYADRKNGRKPIVPIHPELEEPLREILDETYGLIVYQEQIMSISRKVANYTAGEADGFRKAMGKKKPEVLEKEYAKFEAGMKSNGFSAEAIKALWDTILPFASYAFNKSHAAGYGLVSFWTAYLKAHYAPEYMAALLTSVADKKDKSAIYLSDCRHLGLKVLPPDINESENDFLAVGEDIRFGLGAIRNVGEEVVASIVATRKEKGAYASFSDYLDKIDLVPCNKRITESLIKGGAFDSLEHPRKGLMLVHEDAVDSVLATKKAADKGQFDLFAGFGGDDDDSGVSVFAIEVPEENWDRKHELALEREMLGLYVSGHPLDGFEEALDAQTDTALTTILGGEMRHGAEVTIGGIISAVDRRFSKKDGSPWAIVTVEDHHGAQVELLVFNKVYALVSSQIVEDNIILAKAHVSIRDDRMSLFCDDLKVPELGPGNGAGLPLRLTMRTDQCTMENIAKLKQVLVSNKGESDVYLKLVNGDESTMMILGEHLRVERSGSLMGDLKATMGQGILG from the coding sequence ATGGCCAAGAACTCCTCCTTCGTCCACCTGCACAACCACACCGAATTCTCGATGCTCGACGGAATGGCCAAGGTGGACCTGCTGTCGGAGGAGGTCGCGCGGCAGGGGATGCCCGCGGTCGGCATGACCGATCACGGCAACATGTACGGCTCCGATGCCTTCTACAAGCGGATGACGGCCGCGGGTGTGAAGCCGATCATCGGTATCGAGGCGTACCTGGCGCCGGAGAGCCGTTTCAACAAGACGCGAGTGCGCTGGGGTGAGCCGCACCAGAAGTCCGACGACGTCTCGGCCTCGGGTGCCTACCTCCACCAGACGATGCTGGCGGAGAATGCCACGGGTCTGAAGAACCTCTTCTATCTCTCGTCAATGGCCTCCTATGAGGGCCAGCTGGGTAAGTGGCCTCGTATGGACGCGGAGCTCATCGCGGAGCGTGCCGACGGCATCATCGCCACCACCGGTTGCCCCTCGGGTGATGTGCAGACCCGTCTGCGCCTGGGGCAGTTCGACAAAGCCCTCGAGGCGGCCGCGATGTGGCAGGACATCTACGGCAAGGAGAACTACTTCCTCGAGCTCATGGATCACGGCCTGCACATCGAGCAGCGCGTGCGTTCGGAGCTCCTGGAGATCGGCCGCAAGCTCGAACTTCCCCCGCTGGTGACCAACGACTGCCACTATGTCCTCGAGTCCCAGGCCCAGGCGCATGAGGCCATGCTCTGCGTGCAGACCGGCAAGACCCTCAACGATCCGGACCGGTTCAAGTTCGACGGCACCGGCTACTACATCAAGCCGGCGTCCGAGATGCGGAAGCTTTTCGACGACATCGTCCCCGACGGATGCGACAACACCCTGCTCATCGCGGAACGCGTCCAGGACTACGGCGAGATCTGGGAGTCCCACCCGCACGACCGCATGCCCATCGCCGACGTACCGGAGGGCTACACCCCGACCACCTGGCTCCACCACGAGGTCATGGCCGGTCTGCGGGAGCGTTTCGACGGTGCCGAAGTCCCCGCCGAATACATCGAACGCGCCGAATTCGAGATCAACGTCATCGACATGAAGGGCTACCCGTCCTACTTCCTCATCGTCGCCGAGATCATCAAACACGCCCGTTCCATCGGCATCCGCGTCGGCCCGGGCCGTGGTTCGGCCGCCGGCGCCCTCGTCGCCTACGCCCTGACCATCACCAACATCGACCCGATGGAACACGGTCTGCTCTTCGAGCGATTCCTCAACCCGGAACGCCCCTCCGCACCGGATATCGACATCGACTTCGATGACCGCCGTCGCGGTGAGATGATCCGCTACGCCGCCGAGCGCTGGGGCGAGGACAAGATCGCCCAGGTGATCACCTTCGGCACGGTGAAGACGAAGCAGGCGCTCAAGGACTCCGCCCGCGTGAAGTTCGGTCAGCCCGGCTACCAGATGGCCGACCGGATCACGAAGGTCCTCCCGCCGGCGATCATGGCGAAAGACATTCCGCTGTCCGGTATCACCGACCCGAGCCACGAACGCTACAACGAGGCCGGTGAGGTCCGTCAGCTCATCGAGACCGACCCCGACATCCGGGACATCTACGAGACCGCCCGCGGCCTGGAGGGCGTGGTCCGCCAGGCCGGCGTCCACGCCTGTGCGGTGATCATGGCGTCCGTCCCGCTGCTCGACCACATCCCGATGTGGAAGCGCGCCAATGACGGAGCCCTCATCACCGGCTGGGACTATCCGGCGTGCGAGGCCATCGGCCTGCTGAAGATGGACTTCCTGGGTCTGCGCAACCTCACCGTCATCGGTGACGCCCTGGAGAACATCAAGAAGAACCGCGGAGAGGATCTTGACCTGGAGAACCTGGCCGTCGAGGACCGGGAGACCTACGAACTGCTCGGCCGGGGCGAGACCCTCGGTGTGTTCCAGCTCGACGGCGGTGGTATGCAGGAGCTGCTCAAGCGGATGAAGCCCACCGGCTTCAATGACATCGTGGCCTCGCTGGCGCTGTACCGGCCGGGCCCGATGGGTGTCAACGCCCACTGGGACTACGCGGACCGCAAGAACGGCCGCAAGCCGATCGTGCCGATCCACCCCGAGCTGGAGGAACCCCTCCGGGAGATCCTGGATGAGACCTACGGTCTCATCGTCTACCAGGAGCAGATCATGAGTATCTCCCGCAAGGTGGCCAACTACACCGCGGGTGAAGCAGACGGCTTCCGTAAGGCCATGGGCAAGAAGAAGCCCGAGGTGCTGGAGAAGGAGTACGCCAAGTTCGAGGCCGGCATGAAGTCCAACGGCTTCTCCGCCGAGGCGATCAAGGCGCTGTGGGACACGATCCTGCCGTTCGCCTCCTACGCGTTCAACAAGTCCCACGCCGCCGGCTACGGCCTGGTGTCCTTCTGGACGGCCTACCTCAAGGCCCATTACGCGCCCGAGTACATGGCGGCGCTGCTGACCTCGGTGGCGGACAAGAAGGACAAGTCCGCCATCTACCTCTCCGACTGCCGTCACCTCGGCCTCAAGGTCCTGCCGCCGGACATCAACGAGTCGGAGAATGACTTCCTCGCCGTCGGCGAGGACATCCGCTTCGGCCTGGGGGCCATCCGCAACGTCGGTGAGGAAGTGGTCGCCTCCATCGTGGCCACGCGCAAGGAGAAGGGGGCGTACGCCTCCTTCAGCGACTACCTGGACAAGATCGACCTGGTGCCCTGCAACAAGCGGATCACCGAGTCCCTGATCAAGGGTGGCGCCTTCGACTCCCTCGAGCATCCCCGCAAGGGCCTCATGCTCGTCCACGAGGACGCGGTCGACTCGGTGCTGGCCACGAAGAAGGCCGCCGACAAGGGGCAGTTCGACCTCTTCGCCGGCTTCGGCGGCGACGACGATGACAGCGGTGTGAGCGTCTTCGCCATCGAGGTGCCGGAGGAGAACTGGGACCGCAAGCACGAGCTCGCCCTCGAACGCGAGATGCTCGGCCTCTACGTCTCCGGGCACCCGCTCGACGGTTTCGAGGAGGCGCTCGACGCCCAGACGGACACCGCTCTGACCACCATCCTCGGTGGCGAGATGCGGCACGGGGCGGAAGTCACGATCGGCGGCATCATCTCGGCGGTGGACCGGCGGTTCTCCAAGAAGGACGGCTCGCCGTGGGCGATCGTCACGGTGGAGGACCATCACGGTGCGCAGGTGGAACTGCTGGTGTTCAACAAGGTCTACGCTCTGGTGAGTTCGCAGATCGTCGAGGACAACATCATCCTGGCGAAGGCACACGTGTCCATCCGGGACGACCGTATGTCGCTGTTCTGCGACGACCTCAAGGTCCCGGAGCTCGGGCCCGGCAACGGCGCCGGCCTGCCACTGCGGCTGACCATGCGGACGGACCAGTGCACGATGGAGAACATCGCCAAGCTCAAGCAGGTGCTGGTCTCCAACAAGGGCGAGTCCGATGTCTATCTCAAGCTGGTCAACGGCGACGAGTCCACCATGATGATTCTCGGCGAGCACCTGCGGGTGGAACGCTCGGGATCCCTCATGGGTGATCTCAAGGCGACGATGGGGCAGGGGATCCTCGGCTAG
- the rarD gene encoding EamA family transporter RarD produces MVFGLLAYLLWGLFPAFFPLLLPAGPVEILAHRIVWTAVLMVLVLTALKGWGELRRASRRTWLLLVTAGVLISANWGIYVLAVNSGHVADAALGYFINPLLSVLLAVVFLGERLNRMQLVAVGIATLGVLQLTFLSGQAPVMALGMAITFGFYGLVKKRVQVSPRASLTAETLVIAPLGIVYLVWLESTGQGTFFSEGPVHTTLLVVSGLVTTAPLLLFGMAAKRLPLATIGMIQYLTPTMQMLWALFVTQEYLSPARWVGFIIIWVAVAIYLADIVRRRRHHQVR; encoded by the coding sequence ATGGTCTTCGGTCTGCTCGCCTATCTGCTGTGGGGTCTGTTCCCGGCGTTCTTCCCCCTGTTGTTGCCGGCGGGGCCGGTGGAGATCCTGGCGCACCGGATCGTGTGGACCGCGGTGCTCATGGTGCTGGTGCTCACGGCGCTCAAGGGGTGGGGTGAGTTGAGGAGGGCGTCGAGACGCACGTGGCTGCTGTTGGTGACGGCGGGTGTGCTCATCTCGGCGAACTGGGGCATCTACGTCCTGGCGGTGAATTCGGGGCATGTGGCGGATGCGGCGTTGGGCTACTTCATCAATCCGCTGCTGTCGGTGCTGCTGGCGGTGGTGTTCCTGGGTGAGCGGCTCAACCGGATGCAGTTGGTGGCGGTGGGCATCGCCACGCTCGGTGTGCTCCAGTTGACGTTCCTGTCGGGGCAGGCGCCGGTGATGGCGTTGGGCATGGCTATCACGTTCGGGTTCTACGGTCTGGTGAAGAAGCGGGTGCAGGTGTCTCCGCGGGCGTCGTTGACGGCGGAGACCCTGGTCATCGCGCCGTTGGGCATCGTCTACCTGGTGTGGCTGGAGAGCACCGGGCAGGGGACGTTCTTCTCGGAGGGGCCGGTGCACACCACGTTGCTGGTCGTCTCGGGTCTGGTGACCACGGCGCCGCTGTTGTTGTTCGGGATGGCGGCGAAGCGTCTGCCCTTGGCGACGATCGGCATGATCCAGTATCTGACGCCGACGATGCAGATGCTGTGGGCGTTGTTCGTCACCCAGGAGTATCTGTCCCCGGCGCGCTGGGTCGGGTTCATCATCATCTGGGTCGCGGTGGCGATCTATCTGGCCGACATCGTCCGCCGGCGTCGCCACCACCAGGTGCGTTAG
- a CDS encoding RluA family pseudouridine synthase: MTRETRTLPVPEGLAGMRVDAALSRLLGLSRTVAADLATDGDVLVDGRPVGKSDRLTADTWLEVTLPEVPDLTPREELIEGMDILYSDDDLIAVHKPVGVAAHPTVGWDGPTVVGGLAAAGFRISTSGPPERKGIVQRLDVGTSGVMVVAASERGYTVLKNAFRHRTVDKTYHALVQGHPDPFTGTIDAPIGRHPSAGWRFAVTSEGKHAITHYDTIEAFRDATLLEVKLETGRTHQIRVHMSAIGHPCVGDPMYGSNPELSERLGLIRQWLHAVKLGFHHPADGRWMEIEAPYPDDLAHALDVVRG; the protein is encoded by the coding sequence ATGACCCGTGAGACCCGCACCCTCCCCGTCCCCGAGGGCCTGGCCGGCATGCGTGTCGACGCCGCCCTCTCCCGCCTCCTCGGCCTCTCCCGCACCGTCGCCGCCGACCTGGCCACCGACGGTGACGTGCTTGTCGACGGCCGCCCGGTCGGCAAGTCCGACCGCCTCACCGCCGACACGTGGCTGGAGGTCACCCTCCCCGAGGTCCCCGACCTCACCCCGCGGGAGGAGCTCATCGAGGGCATGGACATCCTCTACTCCGACGACGACCTCATCGCGGTCCACAAACCGGTCGGCGTCGCCGCGCACCCCACCGTCGGCTGGGACGGACCCACGGTCGTCGGCGGGCTCGCCGCCGCGGGTTTCCGCATCTCCACCTCCGGCCCGCCGGAGCGCAAGGGCATCGTCCAGCGTCTCGACGTCGGCACCTCCGGCGTCATGGTCGTCGCCGCCTCCGAGCGCGGCTACACCGTGCTCAAGAACGCCTTCCGTCACCGCACCGTGGACAAGACCTACCACGCCCTGGTCCAGGGACATCCCGACCCGTTCACCGGCACCATCGACGCCCCCATCGGCCGTCACCCCTCCGCCGGCTGGCGCTTCGCCGTCACCTCCGAGGGCAAACACGCCATCACGCACTACGACACCATCGAGGCCTTCCGCGACGCCACCCTCCTCGAGGTGAAACTGGAGACCGGCCGCACCCACCAGATCCGCGTGCACATGTCCGCCATCGGCCACCCGTGCGTCGGCGACCCGATGTACGGATCCAACCCGGAACTCTCCGAACGCCTCGGGCTCATCCGCCAGTGGCTGCACGCGGTGAAGCTCGGTTTCCACCACCCGGCCGACGGCCGCTGGATGGAGATCGAGGCCCCGTACCCCGATGACCTGGCGCACGCCCTGGACGTGGTGCGAGGATGA
- the lspA gene encoding signal peptidase II, producing the protein MGSVSQRVARPRTRHVAMMAVIILAVAAVDQVVKAIMLSWLEPGVPVPVIGDWFRFFLLFNPGAAFSMGADSTWLFTTIQLTFVVVIAILAPKIRDRWQAVGLAMIAGGALGNLIDRLFRDPGFWFGHVVDYISVGGFAVFNIADASITCGVVVFVIAILTEERREKNREEVAA; encoded by the coding sequence ATGGGGTCCGTGAGTCAGAGAGTAGCCCGGCCCCGGACCCGACACGTCGCGATGATGGCGGTGATCATCCTCGCGGTGGCCGCGGTGGACCAGGTGGTCAAGGCGATCATGCTCTCCTGGCTGGAACCCGGCGTCCCGGTGCCGGTCATCGGGGACTGGTTCCGCTTCTTCCTGCTGTTCAACCCGGGTGCCGCGTTCTCCATGGGGGCGGACTCGACGTGGTTGTTCACCACCATCCAGCTGACGTTCGTGGTGGTCATCGCGATCCTGGCGCCGAAGATCCGGGACCGCTGGCAGGCCGTGGGCCTGGCGATGATCGCCGGCGGCGCCCTGGGCAACCTCATCGACCGGCTGTTCCGTGACCCGGGCTTCTGGTTCGGGCACGTCGTCGACTACATCTCCGTCGGCGGGTTCGCGGTGTTCAACATCGCGGACGCGTCCATCACCTGCGGCGTCGTCGTGTTCGTCATCGCGATTCTCACCGAGGAACGCCGCGAGAAGAACCGCGAGGAGGTGGCCGCATGA
- a CDS encoding DUF6263 family protein encodes MIFSSASRLNRALLAAAVASSLTLAACTPEETGPATEAAVGLTVDAPRITVDSIGEGDREVIAYRDIQEEPDDPEARTMQDVSVEVAEGFTQEVMRADAVDVAAPAGGDVDTLTLPLTGSTSPAAEADPENEERPATRDVELRVGQPSSTNLEQTDDIRSAEGFLVGWRGEDNGEVSTVRLAAPVDATDAGRATVEQSLMKLLSLPVVFPEEAVGPGATWSVDSRVTGESTLLQTTTYTLVSHDGDTVELDVEVQQRPALGALEMEDGQSLSVLNANTTSQGTLTVDLTQPLPVDGEVAYTTRVIYGGPDSDVRVVQDSTTGLTFSPTAD; translated from the coding sequence GTGATTTTCTCCTCCGCCTCCCGCCTGAATCGCGCCCTCCTCGCCGCCGCCGTCGCCTCCTCGCTCACGCTGGCCGCCTGCACGCCCGAGGAGACCGGCCCCGCCACCGAGGCCGCCGTCGGCCTGACCGTCGACGCCCCGCGGATCACCGTCGACTCCATCGGCGAGGGTGACCGCGAGGTGATCGCCTACCGGGACATCCAGGAGGAGCCGGACGACCCGGAGGCCCGCACCATGCAGGACGTGTCCGTCGAGGTCGCCGAGGGCTTCACCCAGGAGGTCATGCGTGCCGACGCCGTCGACGTCGCCGCCCCCGCCGGCGGCGACGTGGACACCCTCACCCTCCCGTTGACCGGCTCCACCTCCCCGGCCGCGGAGGCCGACCCGGAGAACGAGGAACGCCCCGCCACCCGCGACGTCGAACTGCGCGTCGGGCAGCCGTCGAGCACCAACCTCGAACAGACCGACGACATCCGCTCCGCCGAGGGCTTCCTGGTCGGCTGGCGCGGCGAGGACAACGGCGAGGTCTCCACCGTCCGCCTGGCCGCCCCCGTCGACGCCACCGACGCCGGCCGCGCCACCGTGGAGCAGTCCCTGATGAAACTGCTGTCCCTGCCGGTCGTCTTCCCCGAGGAGGCCGTGGGCCCCGGCGCCACCTGGTCCGTCGACTCCCGCGTCACCGGCGAATCCACCCTCCTGCAGACCACCACCTACACGCTGGTCTCCCACGACGGCGACACCGTCGAACTCGACGTCGAGGTCCAGCAGCGCCCCGCCCTCGGCGCCCTGGAGATGGAGGACGGCCAGTCCCTCTCCGTGCTCAACGCCAACACCACCAGCCAGGGCACCCTCACCGTCGACCTCACCCAGCCGCTGCCCGTCGACGGCGAGGTCGCCTACACCACCCGCGTGATCTACGGCGGCCCCGATTCCGACGTCCGCGTCGTCCAGGACTCCACCACCGGACTCACCTTCAGCCCCACCGCCGACTGA
- a CDS encoding asparaginase, producing MTRITLLTTGGTIACTTDDNGVLRPTVTGPDLVAAVQDTLPDHVTVTVRDLTRLDSSAITLSDLDELVAAVHEELASEDVDGVVITHGTDSMEDTALALDCFHGDDRPVVLTGAQRAFDHPSSDGPGNLSEAVRLAADPLARRQGVLIAFGGWTIPARGAVKRHTSELDGFISITPREVVRPPAVAVAPLAGRLVPVIAAWPGAGRELVDAAVAAGAAGIVVEALGSGNIGPGMGEGVADALAAGIPVVVSTRVPSGPVTLAYGGTGGGATLAERGAVGAGYLRPGQARIALTVALATETPVTDLL from the coding sequence ATGACCCGCATCACCCTGCTCACCACCGGCGGCACGATCGCCTGCACCACGGACGACAACGGGGTCCTGCGACCCACGGTCACCGGCCCGGACCTGGTTGCGGCCGTGCAGGACACGCTGCCGGACCATGTCACCGTCACGGTCCGTGACCTGACGCGGCTCGACTCCTCGGCGATCACCCTGTCGGATCTGGATGAGCTGGTCGCCGCCGTGCACGAGGAGCTGGCCAGCGAGGATGTCGACGGGGTGGTGATCACCCACGGCACGGACTCCATGGAGGACACGGCCCTGGCGTTGGACTGCTTCCACGGCGACGACCGCCCGGTGGTGCTCACCGGCGCGCAGCGGGCCTTCGACCATCCGTCCTCGGACGGCCCGGGCAACCTCAGTGAGGCGGTCCGGCTGGCCGCTGATCCGTTGGCGCGCCGGCAGGGGGTGCTCATCGCGTTCGGTGGCTGGACCATCCCGGCCCGGGGTGCGGTCAAGCGGCACACCTCGGAGCTGGACGGGTTCATCTCCATCACCCCGCGCGAGGTTGTCCGCCCGCCGGCGGTGGCGGTCGCGCCGCTCGCGGGCCGCCTCGTCCCCGTCATCGCGGCGTGGCCGGGGGCGGGCCGGGAGCTTGTCGACGCCGCCGTTGCCGCCGGCGCCGCCGGCATCGTCGTCGAGGCCCTGGGCTCGGGCAACATCGGCCCCGGCATGGGTGAGGGCGTGGCCGATGCCCTGGCCGCCGGGATTCCGGTGGTGGTGAGCACGCGGGTGCCCTCGGGCCCGGTGACCCTGGCGTACGGCGGCACCGGCGGTGGGGCGACGCTCGCGGAACGTGGTGCTGTGGGCGCCGGCTACCTGCGCCCGGGGCAGGCGCGGATCGCGCTGACGGTCGCCCTGGCCACGGAGACTCCGGTCACGGATCTTCTGTAG
- a CDS encoding DNA polymerase IV: MQRWVLHIDMDAFYASVEQLTRPTLRGRPVLVAGVSGRGVVAGASYEARKFGARSAMPTQRAARLVGYSAVLVSPRRSVYVAASQRVFELIATKVDVVEQLSIDEAFMEPAELVGAGPDEVRAWADDLRRLIREETGLPSSIGAGAGKQFAKIGSGQAKPDGTWVIPQDRQLAMLHPLDVGELWGVGPVTQQKLSQIGIETIGDLAAMSEKEVTISLGGTIGPMLWQLARGIDDRPVAPRAEAKQISAEYTYPRDLTTRAEVDAAINRAVDAAHRRLLVDGRGSRTISVKLKMADFHTESRSTTLSYATDDIETLRAAAFRLVRYPDSVGPIRLVGVGFSGLAEARQDVLFPELDRQIITTNRAVDDDFETGVSDHAGQPTVTEVVASAEDRGPDGWRATQDVEHPEYGHGWIQGTGHGIVSVRFETRATGPGKTRTFTVDDPDLTPADPLRSLAWDDWLARRDATEDP, from the coding sequence ATGCAACGCTGGGTCCTCCACATCGACATGGACGCGTTCTACGCCTCCGTCGAGCAGCTGACCCGGCCGACCCTGCGGGGCCGTCCTGTCCTGGTGGCGGGGGTGTCGGGTAGGGGAGTGGTCGCCGGGGCGAGCTATGAGGCCCGGAAGTTCGGGGCCCGCTCGGCGATGCCCACCCAGCGCGCGGCCCGCCTCGTCGGGTACTCGGCGGTGCTGGTGTCGCCGCGGCGGTCGGTGTATGTGGCGGCGTCGCAACGCGTGTTCGAGCTCATCGCCACGAAGGTGGATGTGGTGGAGCAGCTGTCCATCGATGAGGCGTTCATGGAGCCGGCGGAGCTCGTCGGCGCCGGTCCCGACGAGGTCCGCGCGTGGGCCGATGATCTGCGTCGGCTGATCCGGGAGGAGACCGGCCTGCCCAGTTCGATCGGGGCGGGCGCGGGCAAGCAGTTCGCCAAGATCGGTTCCGGCCAGGCGAAACCTGACGGCACGTGGGTCATCCCGCAGGACAGGCAGCTGGCGATGCTGCATCCGCTCGACGTCGGCGAACTGTGGGGCGTCGGCCCGGTGACGCAGCAGAAGCTCTCCCAGATCGGCATCGAGACGATCGGGGATCTCGCCGCCATGAGCGAGAAGGAGGTGACCATCTCCCTCGGTGGCACCATCGGGCCGATGCTGTGGCAGCTGGCCCGCGGCATCGACGACCGCCCCGTCGCCCCGCGCGCCGAGGCGAAACAGATCTCCGCCGAATACACCTACCCGCGTGACCTCACCACGCGCGCCGAGGTCGACGCCGCGATCAACCGCGCCGTCGATGCCGCGCACCGTCGCCTGCTTGTCGACGGCCGCGGCTCCCGCACCATCAGCGTCAAACTCAAGATGGCGGACTTCCACACCGAATCCCGCTCCACCACCCTCAGCTACGCCACCGACGACATCGAGACCCTGCGTGCGGCCGCCTTCCGGCTGGTCCGCTACCCGGATTCCGTCGGCCCGATCCGGCTGGTCGGCGTCGGCTTCTCCGGCCTGGCGGAGGCCCGGCAGGACGTGCTCTTCCCCGAACTGGACCGGCAGATCATCACCACCAACCGGGCGGTGGACGACGACTTCGAGACCGGTGTCAGCGACCACGCCGGCCAGCCCACCGTCACCGAGGTCGTCGCCTCCGCCGAGGACCGTGGCCCCGACGGGTGGCGGGCCACCCAGGACGTCGAGCACCCCGAGTACGGGCACGGCTGGATCCAGGGCACCGGCCACGGCATCGTCTCCGTGCGCTTTGAGACCCGCGCCACCGGCCCCGGAAAGACCCGCACCTTCACCGTCGACGACCCCGACCTCACCCCGGCGGACCCGCTTCGGAGCCTCGCCTGGGACGACTGGCTCGCCCGCCGGGACGCTACAGAAGATCCGTGA
- a CDS encoding EamA family transporter — MRIPSPGTGIAAPAVMLASGLSLYAGAAVAVGLFDALPPVIVAWFRISAAAVILLVLVRPGVQEFLGRSGAQAAVYGIATMGMNMSFYEAIARLPLGTAVAVEFLGPVLVAALGSRNVRDWVALVLALAGVVVISGAVWSTSADGLFFALLAGGLWAVYIVVGTRIVGGSTSPRKSMTVGFSIAALLALPVMVALWPDAVVTAEGVTLPATQLLALALGLGVLSAVIPYSLDQVVMRMAGASYFALLQALLPVTAALLGAVALGQWLSVPEIIGIVLVVAAVALRRP, encoded by the coding sequence ATGAGGATCCCCAGCCCCGGGACGGGCATCGCGGCACCCGCCGTGATGCTCGCCTCGGGGCTGAGCCTGTATGCGGGGGCCGCGGTGGCCGTCGGGCTGTTCGATGCGCTCCCACCGGTCATCGTCGCCTGGTTCCGCATCTCCGCCGCCGCGGTCATCCTGCTCGTGCTCGTCAGACCCGGCGTGCAGGAGTTCCTCGGGCGCAGCGGGGCACAGGCGGCGGTGTACGGCATCGCCACCATGGGCATGAACATGAGCTTCTACGAGGCCATCGCCCGCCTGCCCCTGGGCACGGCCGTGGCAGTGGAGTTCCTCGGCCCCGTGCTCGTCGCCGCCCTGGGATCCCGCAACGTCCGCGACTGGGTGGCGCTCGTCCTGGCGCTGGCCGGAGTGGTGGTCATCTCCGGGGCGGTGTGGTCGACCTCGGCCGACGGCCTGTTCTTCGCGCTGCTGGCCGGTGGCCTGTGGGCGGTCTACATCGTCGTGGGCACCCGGATCGTCGGCGGATCCACCAGTCCGCGCAAGTCCATGACCGTCGGGTTCAGCATTGCGGCGCTCCTCGCCCTGCCCGTCATGGTCGCCCTGTGGCCGGACGCCGTGGTCACCGCGGAGGGTGTCACCCTGCCGGCCACCCAGCTGCTGGCCCTGGCGCTCGGCCTGGGCGTGCTGTCCGCAGTCATCCCGTACTCCCTCGACCAGGTGGTCATGCGGATGGCCGGGGCCAGCTACTTCGCCCTGCTCCAGGCCCTGCTGCCGGTGACCGCCGCCCTCCTGGGCGCGGTGGCGCTGGGGCAGTGGCTGTCGGTGCCGGAGATCATCGGCATCGTCCTCGTCGTCGCGGCAGTGGCGCTGCGCCGTCCATGA